From Roseibium alexandrii DFL-11, the proteins below share one genomic window:
- a CDS encoding TetR/AcrR family transcriptional regulator, whose product MALSARPQPRQRGLETAEKVRKAALRLFAASGYAAVSMRDIATQVGVQPGALYNHFPTKQHILKDLMLSHMADLLAAWDTADFPDETDPIERFVRFHIRYHLERADEVFIAYMELRSLDAENFAIVEAERRRYETVLADILNEGAASGRYHIDNAKVTTRAIIAMLTGIPAWYRSGGDLSKEEIETLYLNMVRKSIAPEPTDNPGNPDTGDRMA is encoded by the coding sequence ATGGCGCTTTCAGCACGCCCGCAGCCGCGGCAACGCGGCCTGGAAACCGCGGAAAAAGTCCGGAAAGCAGCGCTTCGCCTTTTTGCTGCGTCTGGATACGCGGCTGTATCCATGCGGGACATCGCAACCCAGGTCGGCGTTCAGCCGGGTGCGCTTTACAATCATTTCCCCACTAAGCAGCATATTTTAAAAGACTTGATGCTGAGCCACATGGCCGACTTGCTGGCTGCTTGGGACACTGCGGACTTCCCGGATGAAACCGACCCGATCGAACGCTTTGTGCGCTTTCATATCCGGTATCACCTGGAACGCGCAGATGAAGTCTTCATCGCCTATATGGAATTGCGCAGCCTTGATGCCGAGAACTTCGCGATCGTCGAGGCCGAACGCCGCCGCTATGAAACCGTTCTGGCAGATATCTTGAACGAAGGCGCAGCAAGCGGCCGCTATCACATCGACAACGCCAAAGTTACAACCCGCGCGATCATCGCGATGTTGACCGGCATTCCGGCCTGGTACCGGTCCGGCGGCGATTTGTCGAAAGAAGAGATTGAAACGCTTTACCTCAACATGGTGCGCAAAAGCATCGCCCCAGAACCGACTGATAATCCTGGCAATCCAGACACCGGAGACCGGATGGCATGA
- the ppk2 gene encoding polyphosphate kinase 2 — protein MSEDAKTWVENEWADSMDEELEMEIDDFLIAKDLHYIADKKHKSPLDRKTYFHELLMLQAELVKLQDWVQHTGEKIVVIFEGRDAAGKGGVIKRITQRLNPRVARVVALPAPSDREKSQWYFQRYVPHLPAAGEMVLFDRSWYNRSGVERVMGFASEDQVEEFFNDVPEFERMLVRSGIRLIKYWFSITDEEQQLRFLMRIHDPLKQWKLSPMDLESRVRWEDYTKAKEETFERTNIPEAPWFIVEGNDKKQARLNCISHLLSMLPYEDVPHDPVTLPERRFNPDYERKVLPEHLYVPDKY, from the coding sequence ATGAGTGAGGACGCCAAGACCTGGGTGGAAAACGAGTGGGCAGACAGCATGGATGAAGAACTCGAGATGGAAATCGATGATTTCCTGATCGCCAAGGATCTTCATTACATTGCTGACAAGAAGCACAAGTCCCCCCTCGACCGGAAAACCTATTTCCATGAGCTGTTGATGCTCCAGGCCGAGCTGGTAAAGCTGCAAGACTGGGTCCAGCATACCGGCGAAAAGATCGTCGTGATATTCGAAGGCCGGGATGCTGCGGGCAAGGGTGGTGTGATCAAGCGCATAACCCAACGTCTTAATCCGCGGGTGGCGCGTGTCGTTGCCTTGCCTGCACCGTCAGACCGCGAAAAGAGCCAGTGGTACTTCCAGCGTTATGTGCCGCATCTGCCGGCGGCTGGTGAGATGGTGCTATTCGATCGCTCCTGGTACAACCGGTCCGGCGTTGAACGTGTTATGGGCTTTGCGTCCGAAGATCAGGTCGAGGAATTTTTCAATGACGTTCCGGAGTTTGAGCGCATGCTGGTCCGGTCCGGCATCCGGTTGATCAAGTACTGGTTCTCCATCACCGATGAAGAGCAGCAGCTTCGCTTTTTGATGCGCATCCATGATCCGCTGAAGCAGTGGAAGCTGTCGCCGATGGATCTGGAATCCCGCGTGCGTTGGGAAGACTACACCAAGGCCAAGGAAGAAACGTTCGAGCGAACCAATATTCCCGAAGCGCCGTGGTTCATCGTGGAAGGAAACGACAAGAAGCAGGCCCGTCTCAACTGCATCAGCCATCTCTTGTCGATGTTGCCGTACGAAGACGTGCCGCATGATCCGGTTACCCTGCCGGAACGCCGGTTTAACCCGGACTACGAGCGCAAAGTTCTTCCGGAACACCTTTACGTGCCTGATAAATACTGA
- a CDS encoding Gfo/Idh/MocA family protein, giving the protein MSGAKKIRWGVLSTAKIGREKVIPGIMSSRTGYVAAIASRGLERAQHAANQLSIAKAYGTYEDLLADPDIDAIYNPLPNHLHVPLTLQAADAGKHVLCEKPVALNAGEARQLLSAQEGRLIAEAFMVRAHLQWIRARDLVRSGALGELKAIQGFFSYFNADPANIRNDAEIGGGALLDIGCYTMLAGRYFFDAEPQRVVAMIDRDPEFGTDRTTSAMLDFRQGRHLSFTVSTQLTPHQRFQLVGTTKRLELLIPVNAPQGGATEIRLDDGSKLGDGSAVTETIAPCDQYAEMADVFGRAILGETPLPYGVEDAIQNMTILDALFQSAKEGGWVSLSQST; this is encoded by the coding sequence ATGAGCGGCGCGAAGAAAATCCGGTGGGGCGTTCTCTCGACGGCAAAGATTGGCCGGGAGAAGGTTATCCCAGGGATAATGTCATCCCGAACCGGATATGTCGCTGCCATTGCCTCTCGGGGCCTCGAGCGTGCCCAACACGCGGCTAATCAGCTTAGTATTGCGAAAGCCTATGGGACCTATGAGGACCTTCTGGCCGATCCGGATATCGACGCGATCTACAATCCGCTTCCAAACCATTTGCATGTGCCTTTGACCTTGCAGGCGGCTGACGCCGGAAAACACGTGCTGTGCGAAAAACCGGTCGCCCTCAACGCGGGCGAGGCGCGTCAGCTCCTGAGTGCGCAGGAAGGCCGGTTGATTGCGGAAGCCTTTATGGTGCGGGCTCATCTCCAATGGATCCGGGCCCGTGATCTGGTCCGATCCGGTGCGCTCGGAGAGCTGAAGGCGATCCAGGGCTTCTTCAGCTATTTCAATGCAGACCCGGCCAACATTCGCAACGATGCGGAAATCGGGGGTGGGGCGCTGCTTGATATCGGCTGCTACACCATGCTCGCGGGCCGGTATTTCTTTGACGCAGAGCCGCAACGCGTTGTTGCGATGATCGACCGGGATCCGGAATTCGGGACCGACCGGACGACGAGTGCCATGTTGGACTTCAGGCAGGGCCGTCATCTGAGTTTCACCGTGTCCACCCAGTTGACGCCGCACCAGCGTTTCCAGCTTGTCGGCACAACGAAACGGCTCGAACTTCTTATCCCCGTCAACGCTCCGCAAGGCGGGGCAACCGAAATAAGGCTCGATGACGGTTCAAAGCTCGGCGATGGGTCCGCGGTGACTGAGACCATCGCACCCTGCGATCAGTACGCCGAAATGGCAGATGTATTTGGCCGTGCCATTCTTGGCGAAACGCCTTTGCCTTATGGGGTCGAGGACGCAATCCAGAACATGACAATTCTGGATGCGCTGTTTCAATCCGCAAAGGAGGGCGGTTGGGTGTCTCTCAGCCAGAGCACCTAA
- a CDS encoding MBL fold metallo-hydrolase has protein sequence MSITSTTRPLHVGDIAIMSLSDGHLDIPAAYFSNASDEEIQAVSPTTRFGATCWLIETGSRKVLVDAGSGSWLKERFPETGFITAAGSSLINASNEITDIILTHLHADHIGGLIADGQSLFPNATVHLQNTEWAFWTDENLVEAVPEDKRPIAQLIQTLARPIASQIKLHDGDADLENGIHVTSAPGHTPGHQIVRISSGGEQVMLLGDALVSGVLQFANPDVHYALDSAPETAAETRKTLFSELAAERIPLAATHLESPGFGMLTATGGGGYHFEPLA, from the coding sequence ATGTCAATTACAAGCACCACACGCCCTCTGCACGTCGGTGACATCGCCATCATGTCGCTTTCTGACGGTCACCTCGATATACCGGCAGCCTATTTCTCCAACGCAAGCGATGAAGAGATCCAGGCGGTCAGTCCGACCACCCGTTTTGGCGCAACATGCTGGCTGATCGAAACCGGATCCAGGAAAGTCCTCGTGGATGCCGGGTCCGGGTCTTGGCTGAAAGAGCGCTTTCCCGAGACCGGCTTCATCACGGCGGCGGGGTCATCCCTGATAAACGCATCCAACGAGATCACAGACATCATCCTCACTCACTTGCACGCAGACCATATCGGCGGCCTGATTGCGGACGGCCAGAGCCTGTTTCCAAATGCAACTGTCCACCTTCAGAACACCGAGTGGGCATTCTGGACCGACGAAAACCTGGTGGAGGCCGTGCCGGAGGACAAAAGACCAATCGCCCAACTGATCCAGACATTGGCTCGCCCAATCGCCTCCCAAATTAAACTTCATGATGGGGATGCCGACCTCGAAAATGGGATTCATGTCACGAGTGCCCCCGGACACACGCCCGGCCATCAGATCGTCAGGATCTCAAGTGGCGGCGAACAGGTGATGCTGCTGGGAGATGCCTTGGTGTCCGGCGTTCTGCAGTTTGCAAATCCTGACGTCCACTATGCGTTGGACAGCGCTCCTGAGACAGCGGCAGAAACCCGGAAAACTCTATTTTCAGAACTCGCCGCCGAACGGATCCCTTTGGCAGCAACCCATCTTGAATCTCCGGGTTTCGGTATGCTGACGGCAACCGGTGGAGGCGGATACCACTTCGAGCCTTTGGCTTAG
- a CDS encoding GlxA family transcriptional regulator, which produces MVSRSYSLAILAYPGCLQSAVLGLQDVLGYAASISEHPVAVETISAFEPGGPSFDAVILPPSAAEVRAADVPELPGYTADQHGKGAVVCSACTGITFVAEAGIAAGRPVTTHWGLEQRLSKRYQEMSFDTDQLLIEYSDLITAGGLMAWVDLGLVVIERFLGYGVAARTAGYFIVDMRRRDQRRFRRFSPHLRHGDAAVLKAQHLIEVRYGDALSVKDIAGASGLPDRTFLRRFKAATGMTPNGYLQELRIERARDLLIETSRTVSEICFSVGYQDPPSFSRLFTKLTGLTPNAFRKHFARRDG; this is translated from the coding sequence ATGGTGTCACGCTCCTACAGTTTGGCGATTCTGGCTTATCCGGGATGTCTTCAATCGGCCGTCCTGGGGCTTCAGGATGTGCTTGGGTATGCGGCAAGTATTTCGGAGCATCCGGTTGCTGTTGAGACGATCTCTGCCTTTGAGCCGGGCGGGCCTTCATTCGACGCAGTGATCCTACCGCCCTCAGCGGCGGAGGTGCGTGCGGCTGATGTTCCGGAATTGCCTGGATACACTGCTGACCAGCATGGCAAGGGCGCGGTTGTCTGTTCTGCCTGCACCGGGATTACCTTTGTCGCTGAAGCTGGAATTGCTGCCGGCCGGCCGGTAACCACGCATTGGGGGCTGGAGCAGAGATTGTCCAAGCGCTATCAGGAGATGTCCTTCGATACAGATCAATTGTTGATCGAATACAGTGACCTCATCACGGCCGGTGGTTTGATGGCCTGGGTTGACCTTGGTCTGGTGGTCATTGAACGATTTCTTGGGTACGGCGTGGCGGCGCGCACTGCTGGTTACTTTATCGTGGATATGCGCCGCCGGGATCAGCGCCGGTTCAGGCGGTTTTCGCCGCACTTACGGCATGGCGATGCGGCTGTTTTGAAAGCGCAACACTTGATCGAAGTCCGCTACGGAGATGCTTTGAGTGTGAAGGACATTGCAGGCGCATCCGGATTGCCTGACCGAACGTTTTTGCGGCGGTTCAAGGCTGCGACGGGGATGACACCCAATGGCTACCTGCAGGAGTTGCGCATAGAGCGGGCAAGGGATCTATTGATCGAAACCAGCCGGACTGTGTCGGAGATCTGCTTTTCCGTCGGTTATCAGGATCCGCCGTCGTTTAGCCGCCTTTTCACAAAGTTGACTGGGCTAACACCGAACGCGTTCCGTAAGCACTTTGCCCGCCGCGATGGGTAA
- the infC gene encoding translation initiation factor IF-3, with amino-acid sequence MRRPFRAPPPTKEGPRTNQEIRVREVQLIDHEGANRGVISTEEAMGIAMDAGLDLVEIQPNANPPVCKILDYGRYKYQAQKKAAEARKKQKTVEIKEIKMRPNIDTHDYEVKMKNMLRFFNDGDKVKVTLRFRGREMAHQDLGMKLLHKVRDETSEIAKVESHPKLEGRQMVMVLAPIK; translated from the coding sequence ATTCGCCGTCCGTTCCGCGCCCCGCCTCCCACGAAGGAAGGCCCGCGCACAAACCAAGAAATTCGCGTTCGCGAAGTCCAGCTTATTGACCACGAAGGCGCCAACCGCGGCGTTATATCGACCGAAGAGGCGATGGGTATCGCCATGGATGCCGGTTTGGATCTTGTAGAAATCCAGCCGAATGCCAATCCGCCGGTCTGCAAAATTCTGGACTACGGCCGATACAAATATCAGGCACAGAAGAAAGCTGCAGAAGCCCGCAAAAAGCAGAAGACCGTCGAGATCAAGGAGATCAAGATGCGTCCGAACATCGACACCCACGATTACGAGGTGAAGATGAAGAACATGCTGCGCTTCTTCAACGACGGCGACAAGGTGAAGGTCACGCTCCGTTTCAGGGGCCGCGAAATGGCGCACCAGGATCTCGGCATGAAGCTCTTGCACAAGGTTCGTGACGAGACATCCGAGATTGCCAAGGTGGAGTCCCACCCGAAGCTGGAAGGCCGCCAGATGGTGATGGTCTTGGCTCCGATAAAGTAA
- a CDS encoding YkvA family protein: protein MTSSSPFEDLGFDPEILGPEEEQNETVRQKLLKTARKAARQIPFMEDVVAGYYCALDPATPTKVRGTLLAALAYFVLPLDVVPDFILGVGFGDDATVLMAAISMIRAHIRPDHYQAARDALEDGEL from the coding sequence ATGACCTCCTCATCCCCATTTGAAGATCTGGGTTTCGACCCGGAAATTCTCGGACCGGAAGAGGAACAAAATGAAACGGTCCGTCAAAAACTGTTAAAAACAGCCCGGAAGGCGGCACGCCAAATTCCGTTCATGGAAGATGTTGTCGCCGGGTATTACTGCGCCCTTGATCCCGCAACGCCAACAAAGGTGCGCGGGACATTGCTGGCTGCTTTGGCCTATTTTGTTTTACCGCTCGACGTGGTGCCGGATTTCATTCTTGGCGTGGGATTTGGAGATGATGCAACGGTTCTGATGGCCGCGATTTCGATGATCCGGGCCCACATCCGGCCGGACCATTATCAGGCTGCCAGAGATGCTTTGGAGGACGGAGAACTATAA
- a CDS encoding DUF4399 domain-containing protein gives MALCLVLPLAFSANAGETPSPDGAKVYFINLKDGDTVKSPVTIQFGLEGMGVAPAGVEKEKTGHHHLIIDETIEGEELNEAIPADDNHKHFGGGQTETTVELAPGEHTLQLVLGDWSHIPHNPPVMSEQITITVE, from the coding sequence ATGGCTTTGTGCCTCGTCTTGCCATTAGCGTTTTCGGCAAATGCCGGTGAAACCCCATCCCCGGACGGCGCGAAGGTCTATTTCATCAATTTGAAGGACGGTGACACGGTCAAGAGCCCTGTAACCATCCAGTTCGGCCTGGAGGGTATGGGTGTTGCGCCGGCCGGTGTTGAAAAAGAAAAAACTGGCCATCATCATCTGATTATCGATGAAACAATTGAAGGCGAAGAACTCAACGAAGCCATCCCAGCCGATGACAATCACAAACACTTTGGCGGCGGGCAGACCGAAACCACAGTAGAGTTAGCGCCCGGTGAACACACGCTGCAGCTGGTTTTGGGCGACTGGAGCCATATTCCGCACAACCCGCCAGTGATGTCCGAGCAGATCACGATCACAGTTGAATAG
- a CDS encoding acyl-CoA dehydrogenase family protein: MSTAAVKAAEMQPTLSERTNAIVRELDGLLNLAAQRVRERVTVDGRISSSRMEAEQRATHGLAWFATYVEALRQLDAYAQRLTESGRYGDLEDKIVQLGFAEYVAQIFGGIPMNQGEFVRLADLGITDDEARSFRTADMDAVIATGNTIEVREGLTELIRAQAGQSTFGDGGLDETMEQIRNEMRKFAEDTVVPNAHEWHLKNEYIPLEVVSQMSELGVFGLTIPEEYGGLGLGKEAMCVVSEELSRAYIGVGSLGTRSEIAAELILCGGTQEQKEHWLPKIASGEILPTAVFTEPNTGSDLASLKTRAVKDGDTWKISGNKTWITHPVRADIMTLLARTNPAEPGYKGLSMFIAEKPRGTDEHPFPADGMTGGEIEVLGYRGMKEYEIAFDDFEVKSENLLGQVEGEGFKQLMQTFEGARIQTAARAIGVAQSALDIGLRYAEDRVQFGKVLISFPRVSDKLALMATETMIARQLTYFSAWQKDSGKRCDLEAGMAKLLGARVAWAAADNALQIHGGNGFALEYAISRVLCDARILNIFEGAAEIQAQVIARRLLETRGNA; this comes from the coding sequence ATGTCCACCGCAGCCGTGAAGGCCGCAGAAATGCAGCCGACTCTTTCTGAGCGAACCAACGCGATCGTCCGTGAATTGGACGGTCTCCTTAATCTTGCAGCGCAGCGTGTGCGCGAGCGCGTTACGGTGGACGGCCGGATTTCTTCCAGCCGGATGGAAGCAGAACAACGTGCAACACATGGACTGGCGTGGTTTGCAACATACGTCGAAGCACTCCGCCAGCTTGATGCCTATGCACAGCGTTTGACGGAAAGCGGCCGCTACGGCGATCTTGAAGACAAGATCGTTCAACTGGGTTTCGCGGAATACGTGGCGCAGATCTTCGGCGGCATCCCGATGAACCAGGGCGAATTCGTCCGACTTGCCGATCTTGGCATCACCGATGACGAGGCCCGCTCGTTCCGGACCGCAGACATGGATGCTGTCATTGCGACAGGCAATACGATTGAAGTTCGCGAAGGTCTCACGGAGCTGATCCGGGCTCAAGCAGGACAGTCGACCTTCGGCGATGGTGGTCTTGATGAAACCATGGAGCAGATCCGCAACGAAATGCGGAAGTTTGCTGAAGACACCGTCGTACCCAATGCCCATGAGTGGCATCTGAAAAATGAATATATTCCGCTCGAAGTCGTCAGCCAGATGTCGGAACTCGGCGTTTTCGGCCTGACCATCCCGGAGGAATATGGCGGTCTCGGCCTCGGTAAAGAGGCAATGTGTGTTGTCTCCGAGGAGCTCTCCCGTGCCTATATCGGTGTTGGCTCGCTTGGCACCCGGTCGGAGATCGCAGCTGAACTCATCTTATGTGGCGGCACCCAGGAGCAGAAGGAGCACTGGCTTCCGAAAATCGCCTCCGGAGAAATCCTGCCGACCGCCGTCTTTACAGAGCCAAATACCGGGTCCGATCTTGCCTCGCTCAAGACAAGGGCGGTGAAGGACGGCGACACCTGGAAGATATCCGGCAACAAAACCTGGATCACCCATCCAGTGCGCGCGGACATTATGACCCTCTTGGCCCGAACCAATCCGGCTGAACCCGGATACAAGGGCTTGTCGATGTTTATTGCCGAAAAGCCGCGCGGAACAGACGAACATCCGTTCCCGGCAGACGGCATGACCGGCGGCGAGATTGAGGTTCTCGGCTATCGCGGCATGAAGGAATACGAGATCGCCTTTGATGATTTCGAAGTAAAGTCGGAAAACCTGCTTGGTCAGGTTGAGGGCGAAGGCTTCAAGCAGTTGATGCAGACATTTGAGGGGGCCCGAATCCAGACCGCTGCTCGCGCCATCGGCGTTGCCCAATCGGCCCTGGATATCGGACTGCGCTACGCAGAAGATCGCGTTCAGTTCGGCAAAGTATTGATCAGTTTCCCACGCGTTTCCGACAAGCTCGCACTGATGGCAACCGAGACCATGATCGCCCGTCAGCTGACATACTTCTCAGCCTGGCAGAAGGACTCCGGCAAGCGCTGCGACCTGGAAGCCGGCATGGCCAAACTGCTTGGGGCCCGTGTCGCGTGGGCCGCTGCGGACAATGCACTGCAGATCCATGGCGGCAATGGCTTCGCTCTTGAATACGCCATCTCCCGCGTGCTGTGCGATGCAAGGATCCTGAACATCTTTGAAGGTGCAGCCGAGATCCAGGCACAAGTTATCGCACGCCGATTGCTGGAAACCCGCGGCAACGCATGA
- a CDS encoding YihY/virulence factor BrkB family protein produces MKPMSLYLFAKASLAVLKDAIGHFSRDDGFAMASHVALSGLLAIFPLLIFIASLAGFFGMVGAADTVSELVFDAWPKTVAAPVVREIENVLTVPRSDLLTFGAVAALWFASNGVEALRTALNRAYRQIEKRSFILLRIQSLALVILGAVILLAYTFLVVLAPLGIEALRGFVPQVEPFLLSINIARYTLAGSLLIVGLFMTHWLLPSGKRSFSDIWPGVIATLLLWIVSGSAFGAYLARFANYVSTYGGLAGIMTALIFLYICSLAFILGGELNAAIARQRAFRDRQLGRQQQA; encoded by the coding sequence ATGAAACCTATGAGTCTTTACCTTTTTGCCAAGGCGTCTTTGGCTGTGCTGAAAGATGCAATCGGTCATTTTTCGCGTGATGACGGCTTTGCAATGGCCAGTCACGTGGCCTTGTCCGGCCTGCTCGCGATTTTCCCATTGCTGATCTTCATTGCGTCTCTTGCGGGTTTTTTCGGCATGGTCGGTGCGGCGGACACGGTATCTGAGCTCGTGTTCGATGCCTGGCCGAAAACAGTTGCAGCGCCTGTTGTGCGCGAAATCGAAAATGTACTGACAGTTCCGCGCAGCGACTTGCTCACCTTCGGTGCGGTTGCCGCATTGTGGTTTGCGTCAAACGGGGTCGAGGCACTCAGAACGGCACTTAATCGGGCTTACCGCCAAATTGAAAAGCGGTCTTTTATCCTGTTGCGCATTCAATCGCTGGCTCTTGTGATCCTGGGTGCGGTGATCCTGCTGGCCTACACGTTTCTTGTTGTTCTTGCGCCGCTTGGGATCGAGGCTCTCAGAGGATTTGTGCCTCAGGTCGAACCATTTTTGTTGTCGATCAACATTGCCCGCTACACGCTGGCCGGGTCATTGTTGATTGTCGGGCTTTTCATGACGCACTGGTTGCTGCCCTCTGGAAAGCGGTCGTTTTCAGACATCTGGCCGGGCGTGATTGCCACCCTGCTCTTGTGGATCGTTTCAGGCAGTGCCTTCGGGGCGTATCTCGCCCGGTTTGCCAATTATGTCTCAACATATGGCGGCCTGGCGGGGATCATGACCGCGCTGATCTTCCTATATATCTGCTCGCTCGCCTTCATCTTGGGCGGCGAGCTCAATGCCGCGATCGCGCGGCAACGTGCCTTCCGCGATCGTCAATTGGGTCGGCAGCAGCAGGCTTAG
- a CDS encoding DMT family transporter, whose amino-acid sequence MAYLAKIAPSLFVLLWSTGFIGSKLGAPYIEPMAFLTVRFAAVLPILFILGLFWVKSWPKDKKAIGHCIVTGMLVHGIYLGGVFWAIKQGMPAGASAIIVGLQPVLTAIFAVGMIGEVISRKHWISMAIGLSGLGLVLGPRFDLAGSGITLVTISVVFFSVIAISVGTVYQKRFVPNTDLLAATFWQYVGALLVTTPLSLFETWQITWSGELIVALAWLVLVLSIGAIMLLMLLIRQGAVSQVASLFYLVPVATAIESYFLFGETLSMIQIAGMALVVGAVLMIRAAPKRT is encoded by the coding sequence TTGGCGTATCTGGCCAAAATTGCCCCTTCTCTTTTTGTTCTTCTATGGTCGACCGGATTTATCGGTTCAAAGCTGGGTGCGCCGTACATCGAACCAATGGCTTTCCTGACAGTCCGGTTCGCTGCGGTCCTGCCCATACTGTTCATTCTCGGTCTATTTTGGGTAAAATCCTGGCCTAAGGACAAAAAGGCAATCGGCCACTGCATTGTGACCGGCATGCTGGTCCACGGCATCTACCTGGGTGGTGTTTTCTGGGCCATCAAGCAAGGGATGCCTGCTGGAGCTTCAGCCATTATCGTCGGATTGCAGCCGGTTCTAACCGCGATTTTTGCAGTTGGTATGATCGGAGAAGTGATCAGCCGCAAACACTGGATCAGCATGGCGATTGGCCTCAGCGGCCTCGGTCTCGTTCTTGGACCCAGGTTTGATCTTGCCGGGTCTGGCATCACCCTCGTTACGATCAGTGTTGTCTTTTTTTCCGTCATCGCGATCAGTGTTGGCACGGTTTATCAAAAGCGCTTCGTGCCCAACACGGATCTTTTGGCGGCAACCTTCTGGCAATATGTCGGCGCCCTTTTGGTCACAACACCACTCAGCCTTTTCGAGACTTGGCAAATCACGTGGTCGGGCGAGTTGATCGTAGCGCTTGCCTGGCTTGTTTTGGTGCTGTCGATCGGCGCGATCATGTTGTTGATGCTACTCATCCGCCAAGGCGCGGTTTCGCAAGTGGCTAGCCTGTTTTACCTCGTGCCGGTCGCAACAGCCATTGAGAGCTACTTCCTGTTTGGAGAAACCCTCTCAATGATCCAGATAGCTGGCATGGCTTTGGTGGTCGGCGCGGTCTTGATGATCCGCGCGGCTCCTAAACGAACCTAA